GCGGAGATCTCGCACAATTGTTGTCAGGGAAACCGCACCCGGTGGCGGTTGTGCAAGACTGGGTTGCGCAGATCGCCTCGGCACTGGATGCGGCTCACGCGCGGGGGATCGTGCACCGTGACCTAAAGCCGGCCAATGTGTTGGTGAGGGCCGATGGCCGGCTGGCGCTGGCGGATTTTGGACTGGCGCAAGCGCAAGGACAGGGCTTCACGACATCGCTTACGATGACCGGAATGATTTTCGGCACGTTGGATTATATGTCGCCTGAGCAGATGACGCCGGGCGAGCCGGTGACCGCGGCGACCGATGTATATGCGCTCGGAGTGATGACGTATCAAATGCTCACGGGCCGCGTGCCCAAGGGCGCTTACCCGCGACCTTCGCGGTTCACGGATACACCGGTGGCGGTGGACGCATTGATCGATGCGGCGATGTCCAATGAGGTGGGAATGCGTCCGGCGAAAGCCGGGGAATTTGCGCGAAAACTTTCGGTGATTGCCGGTGTGAAACCAAAGTCAAAACGACTATGGTTGAGTGGAATCCTGCTTGTGGTGGCGGCGAGTGCCGCTGCGTGGGCATGGGTGCAGGTGGATCAACCCGTTGAGCCTGCTAGCGTAGTCGAAAATCAAATACCCAAGCTGGAAACACCATCGTTGCTTCCGGCGGTGGTTGAACCGGTGGTCGTGGCCGAGGGAAAATCTGCGCCAGCTGCTCCAGCGCCGGAGGTTCCGGTAATGCCAGAAGCATCGATGACCGGGCCAGAGGTGGTTGAATCAAATCCTGTGGCGATGGTGCCCATGGCCGCGAAAAAGACGGATGCAAAAACGGAGACGCCGGTTCCGTGGACGTGGTTGCTCGGCGAGGTGCGACCGGCGCGGGACGCCTTGCGCGGCACATGGAGCATGCGCGGCAAAGAATTGGTCGCGGGCAATGATATCTGCGTGCTGCGCCTGCCGGTGCAGGTGGCGGAAAACTACGATGTCGCCGTGGAGTTCACGCGCACATCAGGCAGAAATTCGATCGGAGTGTTTTTGCCGACGCTTGCCGGTGAAGGCGTGTTTGAACTCGATGCTTGGGACCTCGGTATCGGCGGAGTGCAGCGTATCAACGGCCAGGATATGCGTGGTCACGGACAGTTTTTTCCGGCGAAGCTCAAGAATGGAGAAAAACAACAAGTCATTCTGCAGGTGCGCGGTTCACGTGTGTCGGCGACGTGGAATGGCGAGCCGCGCATGACGTGGGACCTGACGGGCCGGCGCTTCGACAGCACGGTTTTGTGGGAAACGGGCGCAGGCATCGGACTGGGTTTGTGTGCGTGGAAGAGCCCCACGGTATTCCATCGCGTGGCTTATCGGGCGATGCCGGCCGAGTGATTTTATAAATGAAGGGTCGTTAAATTGAATTTGAGGCCATCGTCGGGCGTGCATTGAATCGACGATGATGAAACCCCTCACCCGTCTGGTTCCTTGTGTTCTCCTGAGTCTGTTAGGCTGTGTGGCGCTGAGCGCCCAGCCTGCCGCCAATCCCGCGACCAACCCAGTGCCGCGCAATGATTGGATGGTCCAGCACGAGGGCTTTAATGCGCGCGCCAAAAAGGGCGATGTAGACGTGGTCTTTCTCGGTGACTCCATTACCGCAGGCTGGGGCGGAGCCGGTAAGACGATCTGGGCCGAGCGTTACACGCCGCTCAAGGCGGCCAATTTCGGCATCGGTGGCGACCGCACGCAGCATGTGCTCTGGCGCGTGCAGAATGGTAATTTTGCCGGCATTACGCCGAAGGCCGTCGTGCTCATGATCGGCACCAATAACACCGGCTCCGATACGGCTCCGCAGATCGCGGAGGGCGTCGAAGCCATCGTGAAGGAAATTCAAACCCTTACGCCGAAGACAAAGATTCTACTGCTGGCGGTTTTTCCGCGTGCCGAAAAATCCGACAATCCCGCCCGCGTGAAGATCGGTCAGATCAACGAAATCATCGCGAAGCTCGATGACGGTCAGAAAGTCTTCTTCCTGGATATCGGACCCAAATTTTTGCAGCCAGACGGCACGCTTACCCGTGACATCATGCCTGACCTCCTGCACCTGAGCCCCGCTGGTTATAAGATCTGGGCCGATGCGATTCAGGACAAACTCACCGAGCTGCTAAAGTAAGCCGCGTCAACCGCGTCACGTCCGCGGCGTCACAGCCGCTTGCTCATGCGGTAGCGGTCGAAGGCCACGCCGTTGCGTTCCACTCGTTCGGGGTGATCAACGGTGTAGCCTTGGCGGAGAAAGAGCGGATGGCTGATCAGGCTCGCCGCGGTGTGCACGCGAGTGACGCCGAGGCGGCGGGCTTCGGTCTCCAGCTCGGCGAGCAGTTGGGTCGCGTAGCCTTGGCGTGAGGCCCGCGCGCGGCAGTAAAGCAGCGACACATAATCCGCCGGATCGAGCACCGCGAAGGCCTCGATGCCGGCTTCGCTTTCGATGACGACGCGGTGGCCTTGGGCGAGCATGGGCACGAGTTCGGCGTTACCTTCGGCGAAGGCCGCCCAGGCGTCCACTTGCGCAGGCGTGTAAAGCGCGGGTGCGATCTCGCGCACGGCCTCGCTGTAGATTTCGAGCACGGCGGCCAGGTCTTCGCTGCGATAAAGACGCAGAACGCCGTTCATTTTATTTTCGGCGGGCGACGACCAGCCAGTCCCAAGGCAGCGGGCTTTCCATCCATGCGGGCGGATCATCGAATTCTGTGGTCCACGGATAAGTGAGCTTTTCAACCGAGAGCACGTCCATCTCGTGGTTGCGCAACAGCACCATGAGTTCTTCGCGCAAATGATGTTTCGTGGGCATGCCGGCGATGGGGCGGATGCCTTGATGCAGATCGCGCACGGAGCCGCGGGCGGGCACGCTGTCGCGAATCGCCGCGTCGCAATCCATGCCTTCGCGCAGACACCAATCGATGCGGCGGAACTGGGTGTAGAGCATCGATTCCGTCGAGGGTGTGACCAGCAGGAGGTGTCCGCCGTGTTTTACCTGTGCGGTCACGGCGCGGAGAGCGGCCATGCGGGCGTCGAGGCCGGACATGATGAGCACGTTTACGCAGAGAACAAAATCAACGGGGTCGAACGGGTGCGCGACCCGTCCGAGATCGG
This window of the Rariglobus hedericola genome carries:
- a CDS encoding GNAT family N-acetyltransferase gives rise to the protein MNGVLRLYRSEDLAAVLEIYSEAVREIAPALYTPAQVDAWAAFAEGNAELVPMLAQGHRVVIESEAGIEAFAVLDPADYVSLLYCRARASRQGYATQLLAELETEARRLGVTRVHTAASLISHPLFLRQGYTVDHPERVERNGVAFDRYRMSKRL
- a CDS encoding class I SAM-dependent DNA methyltransferase; the encoded protein is MDAAKTSPGKTMDRAYWDAMAADYDGEIFSVCENDTAGLITGHITHFGSPEHTAADLGCGVGKFTPLLAQSFGRVHACDLSPKLLAQARSACRKFKNVDFLQTDLGRVAHPFDPVDFVLCVNVLIMSGLDARMAALRAVTAQVKHGGHLLLVTPSTESMLYTQFRRIDWCLREGMDCDAAIRDSVPARGSVRDLHQGIRPIAGMPTKHHLREELMVLLRNHEMDVLSVEKLTYPWTTEFDDPPAWMESPLPWDWLVVARRK
- a CDS encoding platelet-activating factor acetylhydrolase IB subunit; translation: MMKPLTRLVPCVLLSLLGCVALSAQPAANPATNPVPRNDWMVQHEGFNARAKKGDVDVVFLGDSITAGWGGAGKTIWAERYTPLKAANFGIGGDRTQHVLWRVQNGNFAGITPKAVVLMIGTNNTGSDTAPQIAEGVEAIVKEIQTLTPKTKILLLAVFPRAEKSDNPARVKIGQINEIIAKLDDGQKVFFLDIGPKFLQPDGTLTRDIMPDLLHLSPAGYKIWADAIQDKLTELLK
- a CDS encoding serine/threonine-protein kinase; protein product: MSDEKTPPSDPTADLLARGLGLTGARPPAWQTPDAALLADLFPGLRVISLAGRGGMGAVYRAEQIRLGRTVAVKIMPPEATPDPMARERFEREARVLSGLNHPHVLQIFDFGALADGTLYLVTEWAEGGDLAQLLSGKPHPVAVVQDWVAQIASALDAAHARGIVHRDLKPANVLVRADGRLALADFGLAQAQGQGFTTSLTMTGMIFGTLDYMSPEQMTPGEPVTAATDVYALGVMTYQMLTGRVPKGAYPRPSRFTDTPVAVDALIDAAMSNEVGMRPAKAGEFARKLSVIAGVKPKSKRLWLSGILLVVAASAAAWAWVQVDQPVEPASVVENQIPKLETPSLLPAVVEPVVVAEGKSAPAAPAPEVPVMPEASMTGPEVVESNPVAMVPMAAKKTDAKTETPVPWTWLLGEVRPARDALRGTWSMRGKELVAGNDICVLRLPVQVAENYDVAVEFTRTSGRNSIGVFLPTLAGEGVFELDAWDLGIGGVQRINGQDMRGHGQFFPAKLKNGEKQQVILQVRGSRVSATWNGEPRMTWDLTGRRFDSTVLWETGAGIGLGLCAWKSPTVFHRVAYRAMPAE